A segment of the Candidatus Neomarinimicrobiota bacterium genome:
GCGTTCTAAAGTACCGGTAACTAAAGTGCAACCGGAAAAATCCTCAATTAAAGGAAAAAACTCCAAAATCGCTTTAAAAGGGGAACGGAAAATTTCTAGAGGTTCAGACAAAGTGGTCTCCAGAATATATGAATGGAACAAACTAAAAGCTGGCAATGTTGTGGCAGGCCCTGCTGTTTTGGAGGGAAGTGATACAACTTATGTTGTATCGCAAGGGTGGCAGTTGACCATGGATGCTTACGGAAACGGTGCAATGGAAAGGAGTTAGATATGGGACGTAAAATTATTATTACTGAATATTTAGAAATGGACATAGATGAGAATCAATGGCATTGCAGTAGATGCGATAATAAGCTCATTGATGCCCAATCCAATTACAAAAAGGGTTGCCTTGTTTACAGTAGAGACCCACGGGAAATTCACAATCCTGTTTTTGAGGCAGAGTATAACTTTGCCCCAGACCCCGAATGGGTGCGCATTATCGAGTTCTATTGTCCAGAATGTGGCACTCAAATCGAGACCGAATACCTGCCGCTCGGACATCCGATCACCCATGATATTGAAATTGATGTTGACAGTCTGAAAGGAAGACTGGACAGCGGCGAAATGGCAATTGTTGATAAAAGACTAAAGGTGATAACATGAGAATGAACACTATTGATATTGATGTGGGCGGCACTTTCACCGATATGGTGCTGAACTACAACGGGAAAACGATTTTCAAAAAGACACCGACCACCCCCCATGACCTTTCGGCTTGTTTCCTAAACGTGATTGAAGAAGGCGGAAAAGAACTGGAAATGGCACCCGAAGAACTCTTGCCCGATGTGGGATTGGTGCGGTATTCTACCACTGTTGCCATGAATCGTCTAATCGAGCGGAAAGGGCCACGTTTAGGTTTGATCACAACCGAGGGACATGAGGATTCGATACTCATTGGCAAGGGTGCGCAATGGGTGGATGGTACTCGTGTTTCGGAAAGACGAAACCTTGCTCCACAAAATAAACCAGAACCGCTAATTACACGGGAACTGATTGTCGGTGTGAAGGAGCGGGTTGATTCTTTCGGACAGGTTGTCCGCCCTCTTGATGAGAAAGATGTGCGTCAAAAAGTGAGATATTTGGTAGATCTTGGGGTGCGCGGTTTTGTGGTCTCACTATTGTGGTCTCCGGCAAATCCTGAGCACGAACAAAGGATCAAGCAAATTATCCGGGATGAGTATAAGGAATACACCCTCGGATACATGCCAGTTGTGCTGGCCAGTGATGTGATTGGTCGCTCTGGAGAATATCAGCGTTCGATGACTGCTATTCTTGATGCTTATCTTTTCCGGGCCATGCAAATGGAACTTGCGGCGATGTGGGATCGTCTTCGAGATTACCAATATAAAGGGCCGTTTATGATGGTTCATAATTCCGGAGGTATGGCA
Coding sequences within it:
- a CDS encoding acetone carboxylase subunit gamma; translation: MGRKIIITEYLEMDIDENQWHCSRCDNKLIDAQSNYKKGCLVYSRDPREIHNPVFEAEYNFAPDPEWVRIIEFYCPECGTQIETEYLPLGHPITHDIEIDVDSLKGRLDSGEMAIVDKRLKVIT